GTGCAGCTCGCCGACGCGCCGGGCCGCGGCGAGCCCGGCACCGGTGACCTCGACTGGGTCGAGCGCTTCCGCCTCCTGCGCGACAGCGGCTACGACGGTCCCGTCGGCCTGGAGTACTACCCGACCACCGCGTCGGAGGCGTCGGTCGCGCACGTCGTCGAGATCGCGCTCGCGGCATGAACGCGCGGCGGTATCCGGAAGCGGTCGACGTCGTCATCGTCGGTAGCGGCCCCACGGGCTCGGCCTACGCGCGCATCCTTTCGGAGCGTGCGCCGGGCGCGACGATCGCGATGTTCGAGGTCGGCCCGACGGTGTCGGACCCGCCCGGCGCACACGTCAAGAACATCTCCGACCCCGCCGCCCGCGCCCGCGCGCAGGTCGCGTCGGAGGGCCCGGGCGAGCGCGGTGCGAAGGTCGCCAATCCCGGGGCCGCGAAAGCCGGGGTGCGAGGTGCCCGCCCCGGGACGTTCCTCCTGGAGGACGGCTACGCGTTCGAGGGTGAGGACGGCCTTCCGGTCGTGGCGATGTCGAGCAACGTCGGCGGCATGGCGGCGCACTGGACGGGCGCGTGCCCGAGACCCAACGACAGCGAGCGCATCGACTTCGTCGACGACCTCGATGAACTGCTCGACGAGGGAGACCGGCTGCTGGGGGTCACCCGGAACGCCTTCGACTCCGCTCCCTTCGGGGCGATCGTGCGCGAGCGTCTCTCGGCGGCCGTGGACGCGGGGCGCGTCGACGAGACGAAGGTGCAGCGGATGCCGCTCGCCGTGCACCGGCGTGACGACGGTCGCCTGGTGTGGTCGGGCTCGGACGTCGTACTGGGCGAGGCGACGCGGAAGAACCCGGGATTCTCGCTGTTCGACGAGTCCCTCGCGGTGCGCGTGATCGTCGAGGGCGGCCGCGCGGCCGGTGTCGTCGTGCGCGATCTGCGAACGGGCGAGGAGCACCGGGTGACAGCGCGCTTCGTGGTGGTCGCGGCCGATGCGCTGCGCACGCCGCAGCTGCTCTGGGCGTCGGGGGTGCGCCCGCAGGCCCTCGGGCGGTATCTGAACGACCAGGCTCAGGTCGTCTTCGCCTCTCGCCTCCGGGACATGCCGCCGCTCGCCGCGGACGCCCCGACGGCGGGCCTCGCGGAGTACAGCGGCGTCAGCTGGGTCCCCTTCACCGACGACATGCCCTTCCACGGGCAGATCATGCAGCTCGACGCCTCGCCCATCGCGCTCGCCGAGGACGACCCCGTCGTCCCGGGGTCGATCGTGGGGCTCGGACTGTTCTGCGCGAAGGATCTGCAGGCCGACGACCGCGTGGTCTTCGACGATGATCACGCGGACGGATACGGGATGCCGGCTCCCCGCATCCACTACCGCCTCACCGCTCGTGATCACGAGGTGGTGGAGCGGGCTCGTCGCGAGATCGTGCGCTTGGCCGAGGCCATCGGTGACCCGGTCGGCGACCGACCTTTCACGCTGCCGCTCGGCTCGTCCCTGCATTACCAGGGCTCCACGCGCATGGGCGTCGTCGACGACGGGACGAGCGTGTGCGACATCGACAGCGAGGTGTGGGGCGTGCCGGGGCTCTTCGTCGCGGGCAACGGGGTCATCCCCACGGCGACGGCGTGCAATCCCACGCTGACCTCGGTCGGCCTGGCGGTCCGGGGAGCGCGCAAGATCGCGGCATCCCTCTCCTGATTTCCTTGCTTATGCAGGAATCAGACAATAGAGTGTAGAAATCAAGACAAAGAGGTCCGCGGCTTCGGTCGCACCGACGAGGAGGTCATCGTGATCCCGGATCGAATCATCGAGCAGGGGACGCTCACCGCCCACGGCGGCCGTGCGTCGGTGGAGGTGCGCCTGCCGTGGTACCGGGCGCTGCCGGCATCCTGCATCTCGGGGGCGAAGCTTTCGATCGACGGGGTCGAGGCGCCCGCGGACTCGCTGCGCTGGCGGATGAACGGCGAGGAGTTCACGTTCGCCGACATGAAGACGAACACCCAGCAGTGGTGGTTCCCGACCGACTCGGCGGTTCTGTCCGGAGACGTGTCGGTGGATGCCGGGGAGCACGAGGTGCGGGTCGACCTCGAGCTCTACATCCCGTACATCATCATCTCGGATGACAGCTCTGCCGACAGTGTGCTGCACATCGAGGAGCACGACACCAAGACGATGGAGGTCGCGGCATGACCGCTCTCGGCACGCCCATCCAGGGCGTCACGCTCTACAGCTTCACGCGCGCGTTCCACGGCCGCGAGTACGACCTCGACCAGCTCATCCGCAAGACGGCGGCCGAGGGCTTCGGCCCGGGGCTCGAGATCATCGGGTTCTCGAGCTTCCGCGGGTTCCCCGAGATCGACGACCACTTCGCCGGGCGCTTCAGCGACCTCGTCGACGAGGTGGGGCTCGTCCGCACCTCTCTCGCGGTCAACGCCGACATCGGCCTGCGCCCCGACAAGCTGATGGACCAGGACGAGCTCCTCGCCTACATGCGCAAGCAGATCGCGGCGGCGGCGAAGCTCGGCTTCCCCATCGCCCGCGTGCAGATCTCGATCACGCCCGACTCGATGGAAGCCCTGGCCCCCATCGCGGAGGAGTACGGCGTCACGCTCGCCCTCGAGGTGCACGCCGACCAGTACGCGTCGCATCCGCGCATCCTGGCGCTGCGCGACCGCTATGAGAAGGTCGGCTCGCCCTTCCTCGGCTTCACGATGGACTGGGGCGCCACCGTCACCGGCTTCGCCCCCTCGCTCATCGAGGCGTACCGCCGCCGAGGGGCCTCGGAAGAGTTGCTCTCGGCCGTCGTCGCCCTGTGGGACGAGTACTACGAGCAGGGCCCGCCCGTCGACCAGGCCGACCACGGCCAGCGCTTCGGCAGGTTCATCGGCCTCGGACACCAGTACGGCCGCCCCGACCTCGGCATCGACTTCGGCATCAACGGCACGGGGCTCTTCGGCCCTGCGCGCGTGGACGACTGGCTCGAGATCATGCCGTGGGTCAAGCACGTGCACGGCAAGTTCTTCGGCATCGACGAGAACGGCGACGAGCCTTCGGTGCCCGTCGCCGACCTCATCACCCTGCTCGTCGAGAACGGCTACAGCGGAGCGGTGTCGAGCGAGTACGAGGGCTGGCACTGGAACCACTGGCAGAGCCCGTTCGAGATCATCCGCGGCGAGCAGGCGATCCAGCGCACCGCGGCCGAGGCGGCCGGATCGCGCATGATCACGGATGCCGCCGAGGCCCGCCGCGTCCTGGACACCCACCTCGCGCACGCCGTGCGCGCCTGACCCTTCGACAGGCTCAGGGACCGCCCTTCGACAAGCTCAGGGAGCCCGGCCGAGGTGGCTGAGCTCGTCGAAGCCACCGGAACCACCTCCCGCACACGACCCAAGGACCGAAATGACGGACACCACCGGCATCGCCGGAACAGGCATCACGCTCGGCACCACGCTCTACTCGATGACGAGCGAGTTCGCCGCGGGCCTCTACACCCCCGAGACCCTCATCAAAGAGGTGCACGACCAGGGCATCGGCCCCGGTGTCGAGTTCAACTTCGCGCAGCTGCTGCGCTCGTACCCCGACGTCGACGCCGACTTCGTCACGCTCTGGTTCGACTCGCTCGAGAAGTACGGCGTCGAAGCCAGCGCCGTGGGCACGAATCTCGACATGGGGCGGCGCAAGGACCGCGACATGACCCCGGACGAGGAGCACGACTTCTTCGCGCGACAGCTGAAGTCGGCGCACACGCTCGGGTTCAAGAGGGTCGTCATCCGTTCGGCGGGCAAGGAGCTGCTCCGCCGCCTGCTGCCCCTCGCCGAGAAGTACGACCAGAAGCTCGGCTATGAGATCCACGCCCCCTCGGGTCCCAACGACCCGAAGGTGCTCGAGATCCGGGAGGTGTATGAGGAGCTCGGCAGCGACCGCCTCGGCTTCACCGCCGACTTCTCCTCGACCATGCACTCTCTGTCGCCGACCCTGCTGCGCACGCTCGGGCAGATGGGCATGGACGAGAAGCACTTCCCCGTCATGGAGGAGATCTGGCACGAGCCGACCCCCATGCACGTGCGCAACCAGAAATTCGAGGACTACCTCTCGAGCGAGGGCGTCGACCCCCTGCGCTTCGGGCCCTTCACCCGCCTGGCGTTCAACATGCACGGGCTCGTGCCGCCGGAGGAGTGGCTCGACATCATGCCGCAGATCTTCCACGTGCACGCGAAGTTCTACGACATCGGCGCCGACGGCGAGGAGCCCGCCATGGACATCCCCCGCATCGTGAAGCAGTTCGTGATCGGCGGGTACGAGGGCTACCTCTCCAGCGAGTGGGAGGGGCACGCCTTCAGCGACCTCGGCGAGAGCGACCCCATCGATCTCGTCAAGAAGCAGCACGCGCTCATGCGTCAGGCCATCGAAGACACCGTCGCGGAGCGCGCGAGCGCGAACCAGCCCGCGTGACACCGAACCATCACGAAGGAGTGAAAATGTCGAACACCACCACGGAAAGCTCCGTTTCCGAGCTCGTCGCAGAGGTCGCCCGCCTGCGCGAGCAGGTCGAGGCCGCCCACGCCCTCGCGCAGCGCGCCGAGGACCGCGGCCAGGTCGAGAACCTCTTCAACCGCTACATGTTCCTGCACAACGCGTTCGAGGACGAGCAGATCATCCCGATGTGGGTGAAGGAGGGCACCGAGGGTATCCGCGCGCGCTACACCAACGCCGGTCAGTACACGACCTGGCAGAGCGTGACCGACTACCACCGGGGCCGCCCCCACCCCGAGGGCAAGCTCATCCTCCACACCACGAACACCCCGGTGATCGAGGTCGCCGCCGACGGCAAGACCGCCAAGGGCGTCTGGCTGATGGCCGGCACCGAGTCGGGCCTGACCGACCCGAGCGTCGCCGAGGCGTTCCCCGACATGTACTCGCCCGAGGAGGTGCTCGGCAAGAAGGTCTGGGCGCACTGGGTGTGGTGCAAGTACGCCATCGACTTCCTCAAGCAGGACGGCGAGTGGAAGTTCTGGAAGTTCCGCTGCTACGAGCTGGCACGCGCGCCGTTCGAGGAGAACTGGGTCAGCTTCGGCCTGAAGAATCAGGGCGCCTTCGACCTCGACCTCATGTACTTCGGCGACGACGGCAAGCCCGTCTTCATGCCCCCGGCCGACGAGCCGGTGCCGTCGACCAACCACCCGTACAGCCCCGAAACCACGCAGAAGCTCGAGCCCGTGCCGCCGGTGGCTCACGACCGCTTCACCGACACGTTCGCCTAGGAGCCCTCATGGCCACCCACAACTCGCTCTTCGCCGAGAAGGACGTCCGTCGCACGGACGACGGTCTCGCGGTCTCGGTGCAGCTGCCCTGGTACCGCAGCCTCTGGCTGTCGGCCGTCGACGACGTCGGGGTCTCGGTCAACGGCGTCGCGGTGCCGAAGGACGACCTGCGCTTCGCGCTCGAGGGACGCGAGTATCGCGTCGAGGAGCTGCCCGAGCAGTCGGAGACGCTCTGGTTCGTCGCGGATCGCCCCGACGTGCTCATCCACCTCGACACCCCGCCGGCGGCGGGCGAGGAGATCACCGTCGAGGTCGTGCTGACGATGCGTCTGCTCTACATGCAGATCATGCCGGGCGTCGACGGCGGCCCCGGTCGCTACGTCACGAACCGGGTGCCGGTCGAGCGTGAGCTGGTGTTGTCGTGACCCGTCGACAGGCTCAGGGTCCCGCGCTGCGCGTCGCCATGATCGGCTACGGCTTCATGGGGGCCGCGCACTCGGTGGGTTGGCGCCAGGCGCCGCGCATGTTCGACCTGCCGCGCGCGGTCGAGATGACCGTCGTGGTGGGCCGGAACGCGGATGCCGTGGCATCCGCCGCCGAGAAGTGGGGATGGGCCGAGTCGGCCACCGACTGGCGCGAGATCATCGCGCGCGACGACATCGACATCGTCGACATCGTCACCCCCGGTGACTCGCACGCCGAGATCGCGATCGCGGCGCTCGATGCCGGCAAGCACGTGCTGTGCGAGAAGCCCCTGGCCAACACGGTCGCCGAGGCCGAGGCCATGGCCGAGGCGGCCGCGCGAGGCCGTGCCCGTGGCATCCGGTCGATGGTGGGATTCACGTACCGTCGGGTTCCCGCCGTCACGCTCCTGCGCGACATGATCGCGGAGGGCGCGGTCGGCACGGTGCAGCAGGTGCGCGCGGCCTACCGGCAGGACTGGCTCGTCGACCCCGAGATGCCGCTCGCGTGGCGCCTGCAGAAGGAGCACGCCGGTTCCGGTGCGCTCGGTGACATCGGCGCGCACATCATCGACATGACCCAGTTCGTGACGGGTCTGGGCGTGGAGCGGGTGTCGGGCACGATCGACACGATCGTCGAGGAACGCCCGCTGCAGGCCGCGGGATTGGGCCTGTCGGGGGCGGCGGGCGAGGGCTACGGCGCCGTCACGGTCGACGACGTCGCCATCTTCACCGGGCGCCTGGCGAACGGCGCCCTGGTCTCGTTCGAGGCGACGCGCTTCGCGACCGGCCGCAAGAACGCCCTCACCATCGAGGTGTCGGGCGACCGCGGAGCCCTCGCGTTCGACCTCGAAGACCTCAACAGCCTGCGCTTCTACGACCGCACCGCGCCCGAGGGGCGTCAGGGCTTCACGCAGGTGCTCGTCACCGAGCCGCAGCACCCCTACGTCTCGGCATGGTGGCCCGCGGGGCACATGCTCGGCTACGAGCACGGTTTCAGCCACCAGGTCGTCGACCTCGTCACCGCTGTGGCGGACGGCACCGACCCGCACCCCTCGTTCGACGAGGGACTCAGCGTTCAGCGCGTGCTCGACGCGGTCGAGCGCAGCAGTGACAACGATTCGGCCTGGACCGGCGTCGCCGCCGGCGTCCCGGTCGCCTGACGCGAAGGAGCATCATGGCCCGCCCGATCACCCTCTTCACCGGCCAGTGGGCCGACCTGCCATTCGAAGAGGTCGCCCGTCTCGCCGGAGAGTGGGGCTACGACGGCCTCGAGATCGCCTGCTGGGGCGACCACATCGATGTCTCGCGGTGGGACGACGCCGACTACGTCCAGT
This portion of the Microbacterium testaceum StLB037 genome encodes:
- a CDS encoding sugar phosphate isomerase/epimerase family protein, producing MTALGTPIQGVTLYSFTRAFHGREYDLDQLIRKTAAEGFGPGLEIIGFSSFRGFPEIDDHFAGRFSDLVDEVGLVRTSLAVNADIGLRPDKLMDQDELLAYMRKQIAAAAKLGFPIARVQISITPDSMEALAPIAEEYGVTLALEVHADQYASHPRILALRDRYEKVGSPFLGFTMDWGATVTGFAPSLIEAYRRRGASEELLSAVVALWDEYYEQGPPVDQADHGQRFGRFIGLGHQYGRPDLGIDFGINGTGLFGPARVDDWLEIMPWVKHVHGKFFGIDENGDEPSVPVADLITLLVENGYSGAVSSEYEGWHWNHWQSPFEIIRGEQAIQRTAAEAAGSRMITDAAEARRVLDTHLAHAVRA
- a CDS encoding GMC oxidoreductase, whose product is MNARRYPEAVDVVIVGSGPTGSAYARILSERAPGATIAMFEVGPTVSDPPGAHVKNISDPAARARAQVASEGPGERGAKVANPGAAKAGVRGARPGTFLLEDGYAFEGEDGLPVVAMSSNVGGMAAHWTGACPRPNDSERIDFVDDLDELLDEGDRLLGVTRNAFDSAPFGAIVRERLSAAVDAGRVDETKVQRMPLAVHRRDDGRLVWSGSDVVLGEATRKNPGFSLFDESLAVRVIVEGGRAAGVVVRDLRTGEEHRVTARFVVVAADALRTPQLLWASGVRPQALGRYLNDQAQVVFASRLRDMPPLAADAPTAGLAEYSGVSWVPFTDDMPFHGQIMQLDASPIALAEDDPVVPGSIVGLGLFCAKDLQADDRVVFDDDHADGYGMPAPRIHYRLTARDHEVVERARREIVRLAEAIGDPVGDRPFTLPLGSSLHYQGSTRMGVVDDGTSVCDIDSEVWGVPGLFVAGNGVIPTATACNPTLTSVGLAVRGARKIAASLS
- a CDS encoding C-glycoside deglycosidase beta subunit domain-containing protein → MIPDRIIEQGTLTAHGGRASVEVRLPWYRALPASCISGAKLSIDGVEAPADSLRWRMNGEEFTFADMKTNTQQWWFPTDSAVLSGDVSVDAGEHEVRVDLELYIPYIIISDDSSADSVLHIEEHDTKTMEVAA
- a CDS encoding C-glycoside deglycosidase beta subunit domain-containing protein — translated: MATHNSLFAEKDVRRTDDGLAVSVQLPWYRSLWLSAVDDVGVSVNGVAVPKDDLRFALEGREYRVEELPEQSETLWFVADRPDVLIHLDTPPAAGEEITVEVVLTMRLLYMQIMPGVDGGPGRYVTNRVPVERELVLS
- a CDS encoding nuclear transport factor 2 family protein; protein product: MSNTTTESSVSELVAEVARLREQVEAAHALAQRAEDRGQVENLFNRYMFLHNAFEDEQIIPMWVKEGTEGIRARYTNAGQYTTWQSVTDYHRGRPHPEGKLILHTTNTPVIEVAADGKTAKGVWLMAGTESGLTDPSVAEAFPDMYSPEEVLGKKVWAHWVWCKYAIDFLKQDGEWKFWKFRCYELARAPFEENWVSFGLKNQGAFDLDLMYFGDDGKPVFMPPADEPVPSTNHPYSPETTQKLEPVPPVAHDRFTDTFA
- a CDS encoding Gfo/Idh/MocA family protein, producing the protein MIGYGFMGAAHSVGWRQAPRMFDLPRAVEMTVVVGRNADAVASAAEKWGWAESATDWREIIARDDIDIVDIVTPGDSHAEIAIAALDAGKHVLCEKPLANTVAEAEAMAEAAARGRARGIRSMVGFTYRRVPAVTLLRDMIAEGAVGTVQQVRAAYRQDWLVDPEMPLAWRLQKEHAGSGALGDIGAHIIDMTQFVTGLGVERVSGTIDTIVEERPLQAAGLGLSGAAGEGYGAVTVDDVAIFTGRLANGALVSFEATRFATGRKNALTIEVSGDRGALAFDLEDLNSLRFYDRTAPEGRQGFTQVLVTEPQHPYVSAWWPAGHMLGYEHGFSHQVVDLVTAVADGTDPHPSFDEGLSVQRVLDAVERSSDNDSAWTGVAAGVPVA
- a CDS encoding sugar phosphate isomerase/epimerase family protein, whose product is MTDTTGIAGTGITLGTTLYSMTSEFAAGLYTPETLIKEVHDQGIGPGVEFNFAQLLRSYPDVDADFVTLWFDSLEKYGVEASAVGTNLDMGRRKDRDMTPDEEHDFFARQLKSAHTLGFKRVVIRSAGKELLRRLLPLAEKYDQKLGYEIHAPSGPNDPKVLEIREVYEELGSDRLGFTADFSSTMHSLSPTLLRTLGQMGMDEKHFPVMEEIWHEPTPMHVRNQKFEDYLSSEGVDPLRFGPFTRLAFNMHGLVPPEEWLDIMPQIFHVHAKFYDIGADGEEPAMDIPRIVKQFVIGGYEGYLSSEWEGHAFSDLGESDPIDLVKKQHALMRQAIEDTVAERASANQPA